The window ACCCATTTTCAGCCTCCCTGAGATTATCTTCAGTAGCCATTTGTTGCTGCTGTAGAAATTAAAGCAACCAAAGAAATAATGAGTACCCAAAATTAGGGGACATCAGAAATTTCATTTATGGAGAACAACATATGTAttggattgagagagagagaatggctGACCAAGATGTAAACGAGGCGTTTATTCTCCTCCTCTAGCATTCTTtcctatgttttttttaatcagaAACATATAGTTAGTGTAGAAAAACGAGAACCTAAaatgatgcagaaaagaatgaaaatcacAAACAGACAATCACACAATGAACAAAGGGATTTATATGGTTCAATaagattgcctacatccacagcTGCTCTTCCTTACACCTCTCTCAGGTTGATTACAGAAAAAAAACCCTCGCTACTACAATatatagcgaaaccctatacaggTAATTTACCGAAATATCCACATAGCCCTAGAAAATTCTCAGGGGACTACTGCCCCCAAACCCTACATGGACCGGCTAGTTCGTCAAGACCCCACCAAGGTGTGCCAATGCTTCGGGATTGAAGACCCCTACTGCCCTTCAAAATTAGCACACTTATGCAGGAGAcgaaatacaagacatcaaaccCCCAACAATTAGAAAATGTTGATCTTATCCATTCTAGAAATAAAGTAATCATTTAcctatatgatatatatatagagcTACCATAAAGTAACCATTGATTAATCTAGAAACCATAATCAGCAAAGGCAACAAAAGGCTAGCTTTGATCCTTACATTCTTCTTGAGCATTTGAAAGAACTCCATCTGTACTCatataacaaaaaagaaagataaataaaacATTAGATGTCGTTGTCTTTTAAGAGCTTCACTTATTGAATATATAGAAGTAATTATGAGACTTAATTACCTCTTTGGCATGAACTTTAGTAAGACCATTTTCAAGGGCTTCCTCTATTGTCTGGAGCTGAATGTGATTTAGTGTATCAACatcttctcctttcaaatgcCTGAACCATATCTCATtaactatttttcaaaaagaaaacccataaaattaaaaaaaaaaaaaaaaaacacaggttACCATAGCTCGATCTGCATCCTATCATTCTCTTTCTTGATTCTCTCCAGCTCCTTGCTTAGAAGCTgtgggttttttcttttttattagaaTATTCCCATAGaatctcaaataaaaaaaaaatgaaacttagagagagagaggattaaACCTACTTCATGCTTAGCATCCCACAACCTCTTTCCTGTAGATGTTTGATATTTGCTCAAGACTTCTGGCAGTCTTCAACAAAATGAaccattagagagagagagagagagagagagagagagagagagattgtaaAAGAAACCCAAGAGCAAGAGATGAAGTATAGTTCTTACGTGGTAGAAGGGCTACAGTACTCAGACAACTTCCCAGAACTGGagaaaagaataagagaaaCTTTTGCTTCACAAAGAACAGTGAGCTCCATTGCCTTTTTTAATATTCCATTCTTCCTCTTTGAGTAAGTCACTTGCCTGTTTGTTGGGTTCTCAATCCTCTTGATCTCAATCTTACCTCTTCCCATCTCTCTTACCCCAACTCTAAAATCTGTAATACTACTCCTTGCAGAGAGTGAAAGAAGGAAAGTAAAGTTAATGGAAGTGCCTTCCTTAATGGGTAGATGGGAATAGACTTTCGGAGTTGTTCAGAAGGGATGgtatatttttgtgttttggctTTCATGTTTCACGCTTGCACCCTTGGGAGTTGGCTTCTAAcctttggtctctctctctctctctcttgtcatcAGGACCATTAATGCCAGGTCAAGGATTTGGCTCTTGCATCTATCACGAAAGATTCCAAATCAACAGTATTGATATGATGGATATGGTAATGGATAGCTTGAGGAACAAATGATTCAAAATTGATGTTTTTTACACTTTCTATATTAATTGATTTGAATTTTAAGGTTCTACAGACAAGACTTGGCTATCTTCCCTAGTTAAAGACAGACTTATTAGTTCATCCAGGTCTTGTCTAATTTTCGAAATTTAAATTTGTATCCCTATAAAAGGTAGTAATCAGATCTTGACAATCAAATCAATGTCTAGTGCTCCGTAAATAATTTATAAGGTCCTGTTTGTTTGCTGGAAAAAAATGGTGTGGGAAAAAAGTGGGAGAATTTTATACTTttctataaaatttcaaaagatgTTGTTGTTTGGATACTGAGGTGGGAGACTTGAAGGAAAAAAGGGGGGTTGCCTGCCTAGGTCGCAGCCCATTTCTCCCACCCCATCCGTCCCCAAAGTCCCATCATTTTGGATGGAACTTtgaggggaaaaaaggaaattgaatgttttaatttttgggaccAGCAATTCCCatcattctctttcctttcttgtttcttcacTCCATTACAGATGGGttccacccttttttttttttcttctaaacaAACAGGCCCTAAAGAAATCCTTCTTTGATTTGGTTAGTACTAACTAGACTGCATTTATTCCTATGGGGAAATATTGTCGATAAACTTCTTCTTATCCAAGAGGATGTTAGGGGGTTTCGATCGGAAATCTCATGCCCTTGAAGCTATGCTTGAGCTGGATATTCATAAAACCTTCAATTACATTTAATGGAGTTATATAAAATGTATTAGGAAAAATTTATGGGTTTCATACTATCCACTGGGCTCTTCTATttaaattatctcctccagttccctgcctaGCCTAGTTCcccccagtgcctgtaataagaggAGGGGTGGAACCCACCCGAGCAAGGGTAGGGAAGTCATTGTGCCCCCTccccctttattagaggcactgggatTATATAGAAGTCTGGGGCTCATGGTGGATAAAAACGTTGTCAAGCCCATAGGAAAGTTCAAAACCTTAGGCTATCTTCCCAAGTTGAAGACAGACATCTCATTCGAAATCAAAATATAATACATCTTGATCTCAGAAACTAAATCATTGTGAAACTATTCTATGTTCAATCCAAGTTCTCAAGTTCGCTAGCCAAACCATGCATTGTGAATGAAAAAAGACACTGAGCTACCAACTACAATTTGGACACAtttgtttatcattttaaatgAAAGTCATCTAGGACACGGGGCATTAAGAAACTAACAATTTGCTAACAATTTTGTTGTaatcttacatttttttttacaattttagtataacacatttCTTATTTCAATCATGGTAAAATCATGTCAATGGTTCTTGGGAAACAATTATCACCCACTTTTATATTAAAATCCTACTGTTTTTTCTTTATCTCTAACTTAAAGAACTCTtggaaaaaaaacaagagacaatcaaaagaaggttacaacttttaGTACACTTGGTTACAACAAGTTACATGTTTTTATACCAGAATATTCTTGTTGATATTTCTTAAAATGTCAAATTATTTGTAGTCTTACTTTTTTATGCTTTTagtagataatttttttttttttttttcaatgtaaGTAAACACtgttattttatatgtataCTCAAAAAATGtgtgataatgacataataataaatcatttttaaaaatccttttACACCCCTAAGATAAAGAGTTTCGAAAATAAGAAAAcgatcaattaaaaaaaaatgtcacatTCTGAATACACCAAAATTACATTTATATAATAGACCATAGAGGGACTACAGCTCCCATGTTCAAATGATATGAAttttgtactcttttttttaGCGGTCAACGTCAGGGGATTTGGTTGACGGTCCAACATGATAACTTAAAACTTAAGCTAAAAATatagaataaaaaaagggaaaattaaagATTAGCTTTGCAATTAAAATATCTTTGTCTTTTTTTCCCTGGTCAAAAAGACGTTTGAGACACGTTTCAAATGGGTTAGTTGCCTGGACCTGAgcttggttttgggatttttaattACAAATGAGTTCTAAGTACAACCAGATTCTTAGATCTGATTTTGTATGATTTCTATTCtaattttttctatttcaaaaattatttagttcaatttttgcatattatttcagtgaaatagaaattctgaaataattAAGAAgttgtttcaaaattttattttatctgatTTCACTCTTACTCTTTAATGAGTACATGGTTACTTTGACGGATAAAGTAGTAATTtcacattaaaaataaaacaccaccctttttcttctccttattgTCTTGACACCACCATGCCACCACTGCCActaccactgccaccaccaccttttccaaagaaatatagacAATCAATACTCAtgaattgaactaccaaatggatttttttttattcttgaaccaattttaaattttttgacaaaaaaaatctatttattgacttagttcataaaatcaatatgaaattgaaatagaaatcataccaaatctaaCCTTAGTTTTTGTTcagttttctttcaattttatcTTTACTCGTAACGGCCCATTCAAATTCACGTGTTTCTTCTGAGACCGAACATGTAGACAAACACCCCCACCCCATCTTGGAAAATTATAGCCTCTAGTTCCTTGCCCGACCCAGTTCCCCAATGCCTAAATAAGGGGGGTAGACCCCATCCATGCAAAGTATTTAGataggggtaggatggtcattatGCCCCCTTATTACAGCCACTgagaactgggccgggcagggcCATTAGAGGGAGCAAAa is drawn from Telopea speciosissima isolate NSW1024214 ecotype Mountain lineage chromosome 1, Tspe_v1, whole genome shotgun sequence and contains these coding sequences:
- the LOC122660831 gene encoding agamous-like MADS-box protein MADS9, with translation MGRGKIEIKRIENPTNRQVTYSKRKNGILKKAMELTVLCEAKVSLILFSSSGKLSEYCSPSTTLPEVLSKYQTSTGKRLWDAKHELLSKELERIKKENDRMQIELWHLKGEDVDTLNHIQLQTIEEALENGLTKVHAKEMEFFQMLKKNERMLEEENKRLVYILQQQMATEDNLREAENGYGQKGRDCNSYMPFAFRLQPVQPNLQDNK